Proteins co-encoded in one Dehalogenimonas sp. WBC-2 genomic window:
- a CDS encoding transcription regulator (transcription regulator [contains diacylglycerol kinase catalytic domain]) codes for MTEETCLALISKTASHFYPELYRDLSAAFSQAGKKLSFHYIEDDLGIAQEIDRAAGNGCRSFLAAGGDGTVSLVAGHLFGKPHSLGIIPTGTANTLARVLRIPMNINRAIRLAAVSQKTRAIDGMEVNGRLCFLNVSTGVSSFAVDNLNPKYKARTGIFSYVIGVAQATHKITPCDYELLIDGHPYSIRAVEIHVTNTGVLGVPQYHVHESSRIDDGSVEIVALSQWTPQEIADAALDIALRRKKRVIKFIGEGREIRINSTQNLAVQGDGDIIGKTPVDITVRPRVINFIVR; via the coding sequence ATGACTGAAGAGACCTGTTTGGCTCTGATTTCAAAAACAGCGAGTCATTTTTACCCGGAACTTTACCGGGATTTGAGTGCAGCCTTTTCACAGGCGGGGAAAAAACTCAGTTTCCATTATATCGAGGATGATTTGGGGATAGCTCAAGAGATTGACCGGGCAGCGGGTAACGGCTGCCGTTCATTTCTGGCTGCTGGTGGCGACGGTACTGTCAGTTTGGTGGCGGGTCATCTTTTTGGCAAACCGCATTCTCTGGGGATAATCCCTACCGGTACAGCCAACACCCTGGCCCGCGTCTTACGGATTCCTATGAACATCAACAGGGCCATCAGACTGGCGGCGGTTTCGCAGAAAACCAGGGCTATTGATGGCATGGAGGTCAACGGTCGCTTGTGTTTCCTCAATGTTTCTACTGGTGTTTCATCGTTTGCTGTGGATAATCTTAATCCCAAATATAAAGCCAGGACAGGTATATTTTCCTATGTCATCGGGGTGGCACAGGCGACGCATAAAATCACTCCCTGTGATTATGAACTGTTAATTGATGGACACCCTTACTCCATCCGGGCGGTGGAAATACATGTGACCAATACCGGCGTCCTCGGCGTGCCGCAGTACCATGTCCATGAGTCCTCCCGCATTGACGATGGCAGTGTCGAGATTGTAGCTTTGAGCCAATGGACGCCGCAGGAAATCGCCGATGCCGCTCTGGATATTGCACTGCGCCGCAAGAAACGGGTCATCAAATTTATTGGTGAGGGTCGCGAAATTAGAATAAACAGTACCCAAAATCTTGCGGTACAGGGCGACGGCGATATTATCGGCAAGACACCGGTAGACATCACGGTCAGGCCACGGGTCATAAATTTTATCGTTCGTTGA
- a CDS encoding nucleoside diphosphate kinase: MERTLVLVKPDGVENGHAGAILARLEATGVKLAAVRMLKISKATAERHYAVHKERPFFGSVVSYITSGPVVAAVFEGEDAVVKVRKAMGATDPSKAELGTIRKDFAENIERNAVHGSDSPETAEFELSLYFKPEDIFSY, translated from the coding sequence ATGGAAAGGACACTGGTACTGGTTAAACCCGACGGGGTTGAGAATGGTCATGCCGGAGCAATATTAGCCCGTTTGGAGGCGACCGGCGTTAAATTGGCAGCGGTGAGAATGTTGAAGATCTCTAAGGCAACTGCGGAAAGACACTATGCCGTTCATAAGGAGAGACCGTTCTTCGGCAGTGTCGTCAGTTATATTACCTCAGGTCCGGTGGTGGCGGCGGTATTTGAGGGAGAAGATGCGGTGGTCAAAGTCCGCAAAGCTATGGGAGCCACCGACCCCTCCAAGGCCGAGCTTGGCACCATCCGCAAGGATTTTGCCGAAAACATCGAACGCAATGCAGTTCACGGCTCCGATTCACCTGAAACAGCTGAGTTTGAACTCTCCTTATATTTCAAACCGGAAGATATTTTTTCGTACTAA
- the yjeE gene encoding ATPase YjeE (ATPase YjeE, predicted to have essential role in cell wall biosynthesis) — translation MNSIFIYTKTAAATRRIGQYIGKSLEAGSVVLLNGPLGSGKTTLTQGIARGLGISGSVMSPTFVLMRELKGRLPMYHLDLYRLENLPEISDLGLDDYLYGDGVTVVEWADRAGVLLPEDYLKIELGYDGYKGRRLEFTALNEGYAKLLLDIDARFGVKA, via the coding sequence ATGAATTCGATCTTTATTTATACTAAAACAGCGGCGGCGACGCGGCGTATCGGGCAGTATATTGGTAAATCTCTTGAGGCCGGGAGCGTGGTTTTGCTTAACGGGCCGCTGGGCTCAGGGAAAACCACGCTGACTCAAGGTATCGCCCGTGGACTAGGTATCAGCGGCAGTGTGATGAGTCCGACCTTCGTGTTGATGCGAGAACTGAAAGGCCGTTTGCCGATGTATCATTTGGACCTGTACCGGCTGGAAAACCTGCCTGAAATCTCTGACCTTGGTCTGGATGACTATCTCTACGGCGATGGAGTCACGGTAGTGGAGTGGGCCGACCGGGCCGGAGTTTTATTACCTGAAGATTATTTGAAGATTGAGCTTGGGTACGATGGCTACAAGGGGAGGCGTTTGGAGTTCACTGCACTAAATGAAGGCTATGCGAAGCTTCTCCTTGATATTGATGCCAGATTCGGGGTTAAGGCGTGA
- a CDS encoding Prepilin peptidase/N-methyltransferase: protein MLFGIYTTYNMTMEISWSIFFFMFGAIIGSFLNVIADRLPQDKSIVTPPSRCPGCNRRLSAADMIPVLSWLILRGRCRTCGQKIPARVLWVEMVTGLAFALLFIHFGMTPVLWVSLLYAAFTIVIFIIDMEHQLILNNILLPAMAIALAVSLFSSQINLAPTFFNAAIGAVAGFGIFLIVYIVSRGGMGEGDVKLGALAGLITGWPNIIVAVILSWIASGLVAIGLLALRRKGRREAIAFGPFLALSMFITFIWGTPLIDWYLGLFLN from the coding sequence TTGTTATTTGGAATTTACACCACCTATAATATGACAATGGAAATATCCTGGTCCATCTTCTTTTTTATGTTTGGCGCTATTATCGGCAGTTTCCTGAATGTAATTGCTGACCGCTTGCCTCAAGACAAATCTATTGTCACTCCTCCGTCCCGCTGCCCCGGATGCAACCGCAGACTGTCCGCCGCTGATATGATACCAGTGCTGTCATGGTTGATTCTGCGCGGGCGCTGCCGCACTTGCGGTCAAAAAATCCCGGCAAGGGTGCTGTGGGTTGAGATGGTTACTGGCCTTGCCTTCGCCTTACTATTTATTCATTTTGGAATGACGCCGGTGTTGTGGGTCAGCTTGTTGTATGCTGCGTTCACCATTGTTATTTTTATCATTGATATGGAACACCAGCTTATTCTCAACAATATTCTGCTGCCAGCTATGGCGATAGCTCTGGCAGTCAGCCTCTTTTCAAGTCAGATCAACCTGGCACCGACTTTCTTCAATGCCGCTATCGGTGCCGTAGCCGGTTTCGGTATATTCCTTATCGTCTATATTGTTTCACGCGGCGGCATGGGGGAAGGTGACGTCAAGCTGGGCGCACTGGCAGGATTGATCACCGGCTGGCCTAATATTATCGTGGCTGTAATCTTGTCCTGGATAGCCAGCGGTTTGGTGGCAATCGGTCTGCTAGCCCTTCGGCGCAAAGGACGTCGCGAAGCCATCGCCTTCGGGCCATTCCTTGCACTTTCGATGTTTATAACCTTCATATGGGGAACTCCGCTAATAGACTGGTATCTGGGGCTGTTCCTCAATTAA
- a CDS encoding endonuclease IV, with protein MLYFCTAGIPASTKGKGDTISGLKRVADLGLGGMEIEFVRGVYLKENTAPPVAYVGDKLGLKLSCHAPYYLNLNAVDEIKQRQSVGVLHHAARIAAMAGAGGIVFHAGYYLKGDPGTVYDQIKGQMELVLEKLGDDGSRITLRPELAGKVSQFGTLSEILRLSKELPGVAPAIDFAHLRAVTGRYNSYAEFSEVLSRIGEALGAEALSDLHLHVSGIEYGRTGERRHLNLAETDYRFDELLQALYDFKAGGMLVCESPSIEGDALLLQRTWQELMSGGT; from the coding sequence ATGCTGTATTTCTGCACTGCGGGCATTCCTGCTAGCACCAAAGGTAAAGGCGATACCATCTCAGGGCTAAAAAGAGTGGCTGATCTCGGTTTGGGCGGTATGGAGATAGAGTTTGTGCGTGGTGTTTATCTTAAAGAGAATACCGCACCACCGGTGGCTTATGTTGGCGATAAACTCGGGCTAAAACTCTCCTGCCATGCACCTTATTACCTCAATCTCAATGCCGTTGACGAGATTAAACAGCGGCAGTCGGTTGGCGTTCTGCATCACGCGGCGCGTATCGCCGCCATGGCCGGGGCTGGCGGCATCGTTTTTCATGCGGGTTATTATCTGAAGGGTGACCCGGGAACTGTTTATGACCAAATAAAGGGACAAATGGAACTGGTGCTGGAAAAATTGGGTGATGACGGTAGCCGGATTACCCTGCGCCCGGAACTGGCGGGCAAGGTGAGCCAATTCGGTACCCTTTCGGAGATTCTCCGACTGTCTAAAGAACTCCCCGGGGTCGCTCCGGCTATAGATTTTGCCCACCTGCGCGCCGTTACCGGCCGTTATAACAGCTATGCTGAGTTCTCAGAAGTGCTCAGCCGGATTGGTGAGGCGTTGGGGGCAGAGGCGTTGTCTGATTTGCACCTGCACGTCTCCGGCATCGAATACGGCAGGACCGGAGAACGGCGTCATCTCAACCTGGCTGAAACCGATTACCGTTTTGATGAACTTCTTCAGGCACTTTATGATTTTAAAGCTGGCGGTATGCTGGTGTGTGAAAGTCCTAGTATTGAGGGTGATGCTCTATTGTTGCAGCGCACCTGGCAGGAATTGATGTCGGGGGGGACATAA
- a CDS encoding methionyl-tRNA synthetase translates to MTERIFIGVAWPYANNRLHLGHVAGAYLPPDIFARYHRTRGDEVLMVSGSDQHGTPVTIRAEAEGKSPAEVADYFHRKFVENWSALGITFDLYTTTGTPNHTAVVQDIFLKLLEKGYLYKETVSQAYCASCRRFLPDRYVEGICPSCKTAGARGDQCDACGKPMNPAELINACCKLCGTAPEFRDTEHFFLRLSAFEQPLLEWVSQQSGHWRLNVQRFTKRYLEEGLHDRAITRDITWGIPVPLPGYEDKRIYVWFEAVIGYLSASKEWAQRSGDPEAWRKFWQEECKSYYFIGKDNIPFHTIIWPAMLMGYGGLNLPYDVPSNEFLTVEAQKLSKSRNVAIWLDDFLSRYQPDALRYVLSANMPDTSDTDFSWREFVRRNNDELVATYGNLVNRVLSMLQKHFEGKVPEHGKLDQRSLEVITKTESTLQVMDDLIYGCKFKEAIKTAMALAAEANRYLDEKSPWKSVKTDKQAAADALYTALTVISGLRTAFYPFLPFSSEKLNHFLGYDGSIEADGWKLRHPVPGAELNPPEALFIKLDEAIIEEETARLGL, encoded by the coding sequence ATGACGGAACGCATTTTTATCGGCGTGGCATGGCCATACGCCAACAACCGCCTGCACCTTGGGCACGTCGCCGGGGCATATCTGCCGCCCGACATCTTCGCCCGCTACCACCGCACCCGCGGCGATGAGGTGCTGATGGTATCCGGCTCTGACCAGCACGGCACCCCGGTGACCATCCGTGCCGAGGCTGAAGGCAAGTCCCCGGCTGAAGTAGCCGATTATTTCCACCGCAAGTTCGTTGAGAACTGGTCGGCGCTGGGTATCACTTTTGATCTTTACACCACCACCGGCACCCCCAACCATACGGCGGTAGTTCAGGATATCTTTCTCAAGCTCCTGGAAAAAGGCTATCTCTACAAGGAAACTGTTTCTCAGGCTTACTGCGCCAGTTGCCGTCGTTTCCTGCCCGACCGCTATGTTGAGGGCATCTGTCCCTCCTGCAAGACCGCAGGAGCCCGTGGTGACCAGTGCGACGCCTGCGGTAAACCGATGAACCCGGCAGAACTTATCAACGCCTGTTGCAAGTTGTGCGGCACCGCGCCAGAGTTTCGGGATACCGAGCATTTCTTCCTGCGGCTGTCGGCCTTTGAGCAACCCCTGTTGGAGTGGGTTAGTCAGCAAAGCGGCCATTGGCGGCTAAACGTCCAACGCTTCACCAAACGCTACCTGGAAGAGGGCTTGCACGACCGGGCTATCACACGGGACATCACCTGGGGTATCCCGGTACCATTACCCGGTTATGAAGACAAGCGTATTTATGTCTGGTTCGAGGCGGTTATTGGTTACCTTTCAGCCAGCAAGGAATGGGCACAGCGCAGCGGCGATCCGGAGGCCTGGCGCAAATTCTGGCAGGAAGAATGCAAGAGCTATTATTTCATCGGCAAGGATAATATCCCGTTTCACACCATCATCTGGCCGGCCATGCTCATGGGATACGGCGGACTCAATCTACCTTACGATGTACCGTCTAACGAGTTCCTGACCGTAGAGGCGCAGAAACTGTCCAAGAGCCGGAACGTGGCTATCTGGTTGGACGATTTCCTGTCCCGTTACCAGCCGGACGCTTTACGCTACGTTCTTTCGGCCAATATGCCCGACACTTCCGATACCGATTTTTCGTGGCGTGAGTTCGTGCGCCGCAATAACGATGAATTAGTAGCCACCTACGGCAATCTGGTCAACCGGGTGCTTTCTATGCTGCAAAAGCATTTTGAGGGCAAGGTGCCGGAGCATGGCAAACTGGACCAGCGCAGTTTGGAAGTCATCACCAAGACCGAATCAACGCTACAGGTGATGGACGACCTGATTTACGGCTGCAAGTTCAAAGAAGCCATCAAAACCGCTATGGCGCTGGCCGCCGAAGCCAACCGTTACCTGGACGAAAAATCGCCCTGGAAATCGGTCAAAACAGACAAGCAGGCGGCGGCCGACGCACTTTATACCGCTCTTACGGTGATCTCAGGACTGCGGACGGCTTTCTATCCCTTCCTGCCGTTCAGTTCGGAAAAACTGAACCATTTTCTGGGTTATGACGGCAGCATAGAGGCCGATGGCTGGAAGCTGCGGCACCCGGTACCCGGCGCTGAGTTAAACCCGCCGGAAGCGCTGTTCATTAAGCTGGATGAAGCGATAATCGAAGAGGAAACGGCCCGCTTAGGCCTTTGA
- the ftsH gene encoding FtSH (cell division protein) → MKFNWKRTTIAYIVLLLASIAVFAFFLNPTNVQPTEVTQDQLVTLTQNHQVQSIVIEDDRITATTTGGYPNTGDPSLELFTYKEYLTSLYDIPGLDLTGVEVNVKGNSGFDWGALLGTVIPFLFIGGLILFMFSQARGANSQAMSFGRSKAKLFSVDKPTTTFANVAGVDEAKQEVEEIVEFLKSREKFQALGARIPKGVLLIGYPGTGKTLLARAIAGEAGVPFFSISGSEFVEMFVGVGASRVRDLFEQAKRNAPCIIFIDEIDAVGRQRGAGLGGGHDEREQTLNQILVEMDGFEATTTVIVIAATNRPDVLDPALLRPGRFDRRVVLDMPDLHGRHQILMIHAKGKPLAPDVDLESLAKQTIGFSGADLSNLMNEGAILAARGGKKVVEMVDLEESIDRVIAGPERKSRKVSAHEKEITAYHEAGHALVAKMLPQADPVHKITIVARGMAGGYTKQLPAEDRYIATNSQFKAKIAISMGGRLAEEIIFNEMSTGASQDFKDATNLAKKMVTSYGMSEKLGPRTFGSKEEMVFLGKEIHEQRDYGEKTADLIDNEVEAIIQTGYQTAKTILTENRDRLRYIAEKLIAEETLEGEKLEKLFTEPIPPPGTGTAATEAKKPETQLEEKTQVVKTKKKVSHKPPEPGTAMPNIAPA, encoded by the coding sequence ATGAAGTTTAATTGGAAACGTACAACCATTGCCTATATCGTACTGCTGCTGGCCAGCATTGCTGTTTTCGCCTTTTTTCTCAACCCCACCAATGTTCAACCGACCGAAGTGACTCAGGACCAATTGGTAACTCTGACCCAGAACCACCAAGTTCAGAGTATCGTTATCGAAGACGACCGGATCACTGCCACCACCACCGGGGGCTATCCCAATACTGGGGATCCATCACTGGAATTGTTCACTTATAAGGAATATTTGACTTCCCTTTACGACATCCCAGGTTTGGACCTGACGGGTGTGGAGGTAAATGTTAAAGGCAATTCCGGTTTTGATTGGGGTGCTCTACTTGGCACCGTCATTCCCTTTTTATTCATCGGCGGTCTTATCCTATTCATGTTCAGCCAGGCGCGAGGTGCCAATTCCCAGGCGATGAGTTTTGGCCGTTCTAAAGCCAAACTCTTCAGTGTGGATAAGCCGACCACGACCTTTGCTAACGTGGCCGGTGTGGATGAAGCTAAACAGGAAGTAGAAGAGATCGTTGAGTTCCTGAAATCACGTGAGAAGTTCCAGGCATTGGGCGCCCGCATCCCTAAGGGTGTGCTTTTGATCGGTTATCCCGGAACCGGTAAAACCCTTCTCGCGCGTGCCATCGCCGGTGAAGCAGGAGTACCCTTCTTCTCCATCTCCGGCTCCGAATTCGTGGAGATGTTTGTTGGTGTCGGCGCTTCCCGCGTCCGCGACCTTTTTGAACAGGCCAAACGCAATGCGCCGTGCATCATCTTCATTGATGAGATTGATGCCGTCGGTCGTCAGCGTGGCGCCGGACTGGGTGGCGGCCACGATGAACGTGAGCAAACATTAAACCAGATATTGGTGGAGATGGACGGTTTTGAAGCCACTACCACCGTGATTGTTATTGCTGCCACCAACCGGCCTGATGTGCTGGACCCGGCACTGCTTCGCCCCGGCCGTTTTGACCGCCGTGTAGTGCTGGATATGCCGGATCTTCATGGCCGACATCAAATCCTTATGATTCATGCCAAAGGCAAGCCGCTGGCGCCTGATGTTGATCTGGAATCCCTGGCTAAGCAGACCATCGGGTTTTCCGGCGCCGACTTGTCTAATCTGATGAATGAGGGCGCTATCTTGGCGGCCCGCGGCGGCAAGAAGGTTGTTGAAATGGTCGACTTGGAAGAATCGATCGACCGTGTTATTGCCGGGCCAGAGCGCAAGAGTCGCAAGGTCAGTGCCCATGAAAAAGAGATCACCGCCTATCATGAGGCCGGGCATGCCCTGGTGGCCAAAATGCTGCCCCAAGCCGACCCGGTTCACAAGATAACCATTGTTGCCCGCGGCATGGCTGGCGGTTATACCAAGCAATTGCCCGCTGAAGACCGCTATATTGCCACCAATTCCCAGTTCAAGGCCAAGATAGCCATCTCTATGGGCGGCCGGCTGGCCGAGGAGATCATATTCAATGAGATGTCCACTGGCGCTTCCCAGGACTTTAAAGATGCTACCAACCTGGCCAAGAAGATGGTTACCTCCTACGGCATGAGCGAAAAGTTGGGGCCGCGTACCTTTGGCAGCAAGGAAGAGATGGTTTTCCTTGGCAAAGAGATACATGAACAGCGGGATTACGGTGAAAAAACCGCCGATCTTATTGATAATGAAGTTGAAGCCATTATCCAGACCGGCTACCAAACGGCCAAGACAATATTGACCGAGAATCGTGACCGATTGCGCTATATCGCTGAGAAGCTGATCGCGGAGGAAACATTGGAAGGTGAAAAATTAGAAAAACTTTTCACCGAACCGATACCCCCTCCAGGTACCGGAACTGCCGCGACGGAGGCCAAAAAGCCTGAGACTCAACTGGAAGAAAAAACCCAGGTTGTTAAGACCAAGAAAAAGGTCTCTCATAAACCACCGGAGCCCGGCACTGCCATGCCTAACATCGCCCCGGCCTAG
- a CDS encoding thiamine-monophosphate kinase yields the protein MKSVKLSEFDLIDRITDEINRVKPGDWSSFVSGIGDDAAVIKSNVKFQLATTDSLNEGVHFQRKYLDWQALGWKALAVNLSDIAAMGGAPHYALVSLGLPEETQPEDVVRLYQGMLELAEQSGTVIAGGNISRASQLGVHVTVIGRAESKSKVLLRSKARNGDLIAVTGRLGAAAAGLAALDGSLKPGEFDTAELTDAFWRPQPRLDVGRLLLKNGIKCAIDISDGLLADLGHVLNASNIGARIEAARIPIHPSVAAVAGTDALQLALNGGEDYELLFTGKYENIERVIGGACCPVTVIGEICRGKGKLELLDAEGRCLPVGASGWQHF from the coding sequence GTGAAAAGCGTTAAATTGAGCGAGTTTGATCTCATAGACCGGATTACAGATGAGATCAATCGGGTTAAACCGGGCGATTGGTCTTCGTTTGTTTCCGGTATCGGCGATGACGCTGCGGTTATAAAATCCAACGTAAAATTCCAACTGGCAACCACTGATAGCCTTAATGAAGGCGTCCATTTTCAGCGGAAGTACCTTGATTGGCAGGCATTAGGCTGGAAAGCGCTGGCGGTCAATCTCTCTGATATCGCCGCTATGGGAGGCGCGCCTCATTATGCCCTGGTGTCTCTCGGTTTACCCGAGGAGACGCAACCCGAGGACGTGGTCAGGCTTTACCAGGGGATGTTGGAACTGGCAGAACAATCAGGAACGGTTATTGCCGGGGGCAATATCAGCCGCGCCTCGCAGTTAGGTGTTCATGTGACGGTCATTGGCCGGGCTGAGTCGAAGTCTAAGGTACTATTGCGCTCTAAAGCCAGGAACGGAGACCTTATTGCTGTCACTGGCCGTTTAGGCGCGGCGGCTGCCGGTCTGGCGGCACTCGACGGTTCGCTTAAACCAGGTGAGTTTGATACTGCTGAACTAACAGACGCTTTCTGGCGGCCTCAGCCAAGGCTGGATGTGGGACGACTGCTGCTGAAAAACGGCATCAAGTGCGCCATCGATATCAGTGACGGTCTGCTGGCCGATCTGGGACACGTTTTGAATGCCAGCAATATCGGGGCGAGGATTGAAGCTGCACGTATTCCGATTCATCCGTCGGTGGCAGCCGTTGCTGGGACAGATGCCTTGCAATTAGCCTTGAACGGTGGCGAGGATTATGAACTCCTTTTTACCGGGAAATATGAAAATATAGAGAGAGTTATTGGAGGGGCATGCTGTCCGGTGACGGTCATCGGTGAAATATGCCGCGGCAAAGGCAAACTTGAATTACTTGATGCCGAGGGGCGCTGTCTGCCGGTCGGAGCGTCGGGATGGCAGCATTTTTGA
- a CDS encoding HAD family hydrolase (putative molecular chaperone/Beta-phosphoglucomutase), producing the protein MILALDTATAHTGLALLRDGEILAEAAWLTHHNQTVELLPRLEALLKSSQVRMDEINAIAVCRGPGSYNGVRVGIANAKGLAFALSKPLAGVSTLEAEARRFRDAACVIYSVLPLGHDYAIAGFETLQGEWVNRLPEQAMTPEELVATLPKKALIVGEIPERLLEKLYGSRSDIEIGSETSISRTAALGQIGFERFQKGETDTAASLQALYLRRPQVTPPKIPRNTSGLPGRGVIWDMDGVIIDSAELHFQSWRDALGKRGIEMTRAQFDNTFGRRNDDIISYVTGRPPVTEEVRAIGDEKEAAYRRMVVGQARVFPGVIELMRALKESDFKQAVASSAPPENVALIIRELSLESLIDATVDATQVRKGKPDPEVFLKAAEKLGLDAGSCLVIEDAVAGVEAACCAGMAVIAVSNTHPQEKLDAADVVVVSLEEMDPPQVLELINAKLHKGA; encoded by the coding sequence GTGATATTAGCTCTTGACACCGCCACCGCTCACACCGGACTGGCGTTACTACGGGATGGTGAAATTCTCGCCGAGGCGGCTTGGCTAACGCACCATAATCAAACGGTGGAACTGCTGCCCCGGCTGGAAGCTTTACTTAAATCGTCGCAAGTCAGAATGGATGAAATCAATGCCATCGCTGTCTGCCGCGGACCAGGGAGTTATAACGGGGTAAGAGTGGGCATCGCCAACGCAAAAGGGCTGGCCTTCGCTTTATCAAAACCACTTGCCGGTGTCAGTACGCTGGAGGCTGAGGCCAGACGTTTCCGTGACGCCGCTTGCGTCATATATTCTGTACTGCCGCTCGGTCATGATTACGCTATTGCCGGTTTCGAGACATTACAAGGTGAATGGGTTAATCGCTTGCCTGAGCAGGCGATGACGCCTGAGGAACTGGTTGCCACTTTACCCAAGAAGGCACTTATCGTCGGGGAGATACCTGAACGATTACTGGAAAAGCTGTATGGGTCACGAAGCGATATCGAAATCGGGTCCGAAACCAGTATCTCCAGAACTGCAGCGCTGGGGCAAATTGGTTTTGAACGTTTTCAAAAGGGTGAAACTGATACGGCGGCATCTCTTCAGGCATTGTATCTGCGGCGGCCTCAGGTTACGCCACCAAAGATTCCGCGCAATACCTCAGGGTTACCTGGGCGCGGTGTTATCTGGGATATGGATGGTGTTATAATTGACTCTGCCGAACTGCATTTTCAGTCATGGCGGGACGCCCTTGGCAAGCGTGGCATAGAAATGACCCGGGCGCAGTTTGATAACACTTTCGGGCGTAGAAACGACGACATCATCTCCTATGTTACCGGCAGGCCGCCCGTTACGGAAGAAGTGAGGGCGATCGGTGACGAAAAAGAGGCAGCCTACAGACGTATGGTCGTCGGCCAGGCCAGGGTTTTCCCAGGCGTAATAGAATTGATGCGTGCCTTGAAAGAGAGTGATTTCAAGCAGGCGGTGGCCTCGTCCGCGCCGCCGGAAAATGTGGCCCTGATTATCAGGGAATTGTCGCTGGAGTCGCTGATTGACGCCACCGTAGACGCAACGCAAGTACGGAAAGGCAAACCTGACCCTGAGGTCTTTCTCAAGGCGGCAGAAAAACTCGGATTGGATGCCGGTTCATGTCTGGTTATTGAAGATGCAGTGGCTGGAGTAGAGGCGGCCTGTTGCGCTGGAATGGCGGTCATCGCTGTCAGCAACACCCATCCGCAAGAAAAACTGGATGCAGCGGACGTGGTTGTCGTCTCCCTGGAAGAAATGGACCCGCCGCAGGTACTGGAATTGATAAACGCAAAATTACATAAAGGAGCATAG
- a CDS encoding membrane protein: MFENIFGFFFASIFGLIAFAFSLAIYFLPTIIAVAGKRRNSMSIFLLNLLLGWTFIGWVVALVWSVKK; the protein is encoded by the coding sequence ATGTTCGAAAACATTTTTGGTTTCTTTTTTGCCAGTATTTTCGGCCTGATTGCATTTGCTTTCAGTTTGGCCATCTACTTTCTGCCCACAATCATTGCGGTGGCCGGAAAACGCCGCAATTCAATGTCCATTTTTCTCCTCAACCTCCTGCTTGGCTGGACATTCATCGGCTGGGTAGTTGCTCTGGTGTGGTCGGTAAAAAAATAA
- a CDS encoding signal-transducing histidine kinase produces the protein MEDKYFYRKIIDEIPLPVYVFQDGDLMFFNQAFVEYSRYNRDELKGVNFLDLIHPAYRDTLVAQTRLALSGQHKNLPPEPEIQVLRKNGEARWVRISPRIIEYNGQPAVLGVVADVTEYKHS, from the coding sequence ATGGAAGACAAGTACTTTTATCGTAAGATTATAGATGAGATCCCATTACCGGTGTATGTTTTCCAGGACGGCGATTTGATGTTTTTCAATCAAGCCTTTGTCGAATATTCACGTTATAATCGAGACGAACTTAAAGGCGTAAATTTTTTAGATTTGATTCATCCAGCCTATAGGGATACTCTGGTAGCCCAAACGAGATTGGCACTGTCTGGTCAGCATAAAAATCTTCCGCCAGAACCTGAAATACAAGTCCTTCGTAAGAATGGTGAGGCCAGGTGGGTTAGAATTAGTCCCCGCATCATAGAATATAATGGTCAACCGGCCGTGCTTGGCGTTGTAGCCGATGTCACCGAATATAAACACTCTTAG